The proteins below come from a single Chromatiales bacterium genomic window:
- a CDS encoding dihydroneopterin aldolase: MLRQEVRVDLIFLRGLAAEVRVGVPDWERARPQTLNFSIELAIDAAVAAVDDDLAATIDYAAVAAHLRAFLAQGEYRLLETLAERLAAELQREFGAPGIVIEVDKGAIVDGVQAAGVRIARGCLT, from the coding sequence GTGCTGCGTCAAGAGGTGCGCGTGGACCTGATCTTTCTGCGCGGGCTCGCGGCCGAGGTGCGGGTCGGGGTGCCCGATTGGGAACGCGCGCGTCCCCAGACCCTGAACTTCAGTATCGAACTCGCGATCGACGCGGCCGTGGCCGCGGTCGACGACGACCTCGCCGCGACGATCGACTACGCGGCGGTCGCCGCGCACCTGCGCGCCTTTCTTGCCCAAGGTGAGTACCGCCTGCTGGAAACCCTCGCCGAGCGGCTGGCCGCCGAACTACAGCGCGAATTCGGCGCCCCTGGCATCGTCATCGAGGTCGACAAGGGTGCGATCGTCGACGGCGTGCAAGCGGCCGGTGTTAGGATTGCGCGCGGTTGTCTCACCTGA
- a CDS encoding AEC family transporter, with protein MFAKILSVVFPIFALVMLGYLYGRRHRPDMAAANRLNLEMFTPALIFSVLAGKDFQLAEYGSLALGALVIVLGSGLIGWPVARYAGWQLKTFLPPLMFTNSGNMGLPLALFAFGEAALPAAVVMFLVENVLHFTVGNAMLEGRVHPGVLLRMPMLVATLLGLIVALTDFQVWPPLASAIDLLGQVAIPLMLVALGVRMTGVDFSEWRMGLTGALLCPLAGLAIALPYAWIAGLNGQAFDQLLLFAALPPAVLNFLIAERFNQEPRRVAAVVLMGNAASLMVIPLLLSVLYRA; from the coding sequence ATGTTCGCGAAGATCCTCAGCGTCGTCTTTCCGATCTTTGCCCTGGTCATGCTGGGCTATCTGTATGGGCGGCGGCACCGGCCGGACATGGCCGCGGCGAACCGCCTGAATCTCGAGATGTTCACCCCCGCGCTGATCTTCTCGGTGCTCGCCGGCAAGGACTTCCAGCTCGCCGAATACGGATCGCTGGCGCTCGGTGCGCTCGTGATCGTGCTCGGCTCCGGGCTCATTGGCTGGCCAGTCGCGCGCTATGCCGGCTGGCAGCTGAAGACCTTTCTGCCGCCGCTGATGTTCACGAACTCCGGCAACATGGGCCTGCCGCTGGCGCTGTTCGCGTTCGGCGAGGCGGCGTTGCCGGCCGCGGTCGTGATGTTTCTGGTCGAGAACGTCCTGCACTTCACCGTTGGCAACGCCATGCTCGAGGGCCGCGTGCATCCCGGCGTGCTGCTGCGCATGCCGATGCTGGTCGCCACGTTGCTCGGCCTGATCGTCGCGCTGACGGATTTTCAGGTCTGGCCGCCGCTGGCCTCGGCCATTGATCTGCTCGGTCAGGTCGCGATTCCCTTGATGCTGGTCGCCCTCGGCGTACGCATGACCGGGGTGGATTTTTCGGAATGGCGCATGGGCCTCACGGGCGCATTGCTGTGCCCGCTTGCGGGGCTGGCCATCGCGCTGCCGTATGCTTGGATCGCCGGGCTGAACGGCCAGGCGTTCGATCAGCTGCTGCTGTTCGCGGCCCTGCCACCGGCGGTGTTGAATTTTCTGATCGCCGAGCGTTTCAATCAGGAGCCACGCCGGGTCGCCGCCGTGGTGCTGATGGGCAATGCCGCGAGCCTGATGGTCATTCCGCTGCTGTTGTCGGTACTGTATCGGGCGTAA
- the tsaD gene encoding tRNA (adenosine(37)-N6)-threonylcarbamoyltransferase complex transferase subunit TsaD — MRVLGIETSCDETGVAVWDEARGLVAERLYSQVARHAEYGGVVPELASRDHIRKLAPLVREVLAEAGIDRADAVAYTAGPGLAGALLVGAAFGRALAMGWGVPAVAVHHMEGHLLAPLMGADAVHYPFVALLVSGGHTQLIDVAAHGNYRLLGETIDDAAGEAFDKTAKLLGLGYPGGPALARLAEQGRTGVYEFSRPMLDRPGLDFSFSGLKTQVRLAIERTEEAGALDDQARADIARGFEAAVVDTLVEKCRRALDAAGRDTLIVSGGVGANRHLRAELTRILGQAGRRVAFPPPEYCTDNGAMIAHAGALRLAAGAGEPLAFEVRARWPMDELNASD; from the coding sequence ATGCGGGTCCTTGGTATCGAAACCTCCTGCGACGAAACCGGTGTGGCCGTCTGGGACGAGGCGCGCGGGCTCGTCGCCGAACGGCTGTACAGCCAGGTTGCGCGGCACGCCGAGTACGGTGGCGTCGTGCCCGAACTCGCCTCTCGCGACCACATCCGCAAGCTCGCGCCGCTGGTGCGCGAGGTCCTGGCCGAGGCCGGGATCGACCGCGCGGACGCCGTCGCCTACACGGCCGGGCCGGGGCTTGCCGGGGCGCTGCTGGTCGGTGCGGCGTTTGGCCGCGCGCTGGCCATGGGCTGGGGCGTGCCGGCGGTGGCGGTCCACCATATGGAGGGCCATCTGCTCGCGCCGCTGATGGGGGCCGATGCCGTGCACTATCCGTTCGTGGCCCTGCTGGTCTCCGGGGGGCATACACAACTGATCGATGTTGCCGCGCACGGAAACTACCGTCTGCTCGGCGAAACCATCGACGATGCCGCGGGCGAGGCCTTCGACAAGACCGCGAAGCTGCTCGGGCTCGGCTATCCCGGCGGACCGGCGCTGGCGCGGCTTGCGGAACAGGGCCGGACTGGCGTGTACGAATTCTCCCGTCCGATGCTGGATCGGCCGGGACTCGATTTCAGCTTTTCCGGACTCAAGACCCAGGTGCGGCTCGCAATCGAACGCACCGAGGAGGCCGGCGCGCTGGATGACCAGGCGCGTGCGGACATCGCGCGCGGGTTCGAGGCGGCGGTCGTGGACACGCTGGTCGAAAAATGCCGGCGCGCGCTCGATGCGGCCGGGCGCGACACCCTGATCGTGTCGGGCGGCGTCGGTGCGAACCGGCACCTGCGCGCGGAATTGACGCGGATTCTCGGTCAGGCGGGTCGGCGGGTGGCGTTTCCGCCGCCCGAATACTGCACGGACAACGGCGCGATGATCGCCCATGCCGGCGCACTTCGTCTCGCCGCCGGCGCGGGCGAGCCGCTGGCGTTCGAGGTGCGGGCGCGCTGGCCGATGGACGAACTGAATGCCAGCGACTGA
- the folK gene encoding 2-amino-4-hydroxy-6-hydroxymethyldihydropteridine diphosphokinase: protein MPRAYISIGSNIEPERHIDAALRALRQEFDVRSVSPVYRSKAEGFDGEDFLNVAVAIDSALKPAPIVEILTRIEDDNGRTRGGARFAARTLDLDLLTYGDEVIDIGNLHLPRPEILRYAFVLKPLADIAGTDRHPVVGERYADLWEGFDDVGQVLWPVDVAASQ, encoded by the coding sequence ATGCCGCGCGCCTATATCAGCATCGGCAGCAACATCGAGCCGGAACGCCACATCGACGCCGCCCTGCGCGCCCTGCGCCAGGAGTTCGATGTGCGGTCGGTGTCGCCCGTCTACCGCAGCAAGGCTGAGGGTTTCGACGGCGAGGATTTCCTGAACGTCGCAGTCGCGATCGACTCGGCGCTCAAGCCCGCCCCGATCGTCGAAATCCTCACGCGCATCGAAGACGACAACGGCCGCACGCGCGGCGGCGCGCGGTTTGCGGCGCGCACGCTCGACCTCGATCTGCTGACCTACGGTGACGAGGTCATCGACATCGGCAATCTGCACCTGCCGCGCCCGGAAATCCTGCGTTACGCATTCGTGCTCAAGCCGCTCGCCGACATTGCCGGCACGGACCGGCATCCGGTCGTCGGCGAGCGCTACGCGGATCTCTGGGAGGGTTTCGACGATGTGGGGCAGGTGCTCTGGCCGGTGGATGTCGCCGCCAGCCAGTAG
- a CDS encoding anti-sigma factor, whose product MNLNRPGIADRLAGEYVLGTLAGAARRRFERVAAADPTLSRRVRYWEQRLAPLASEVEPVVPPPAVWSAIERRLGWTRSEPAGAGLGWWRFGALFASFAALALAVFVLLRAPVIEPPAAPPAWVAVVQDEGAKPLWLVEASEQGSRVRIRALGDAAPPAGRAYELWLLPDSGGPISLGLLPAQGMTLADGSGFGRWATASGIAVSVEPPGGSPTGAPTGPVVFQARLTRAS is encoded by the coding sequence ATGAACCTCAACCGCCCCGGGATCGCCGATCGCCTTGCCGGCGAATACGTGCTCGGCACGCTCGCCGGCGCGGCGCGGCGGCGTTTCGAGCGCGTCGCCGCGGCCGATCCAACGCTTTCGCGGCGGGTGCGCTACTGGGAACAGCGCCTCGCGCCGCTCGCGAGCGAGGTCGAACCGGTGGTGCCGCCGCCCGCGGTCTGGTCCGCCATCGAGCGGCGTCTGGGCTGGACCCGTTCCGAACCGGCGGGTGCCGGGCTCGGCTGGTGGCGGTTTGGCGCGCTGTTTGCGTCGTTCGCGGCGCTTGCGCTGGCGGTGTTCGTGCTGCTGCGTGCGCCGGTCATCGAGCCCCCCGCGGCGCCGCCGGCCTGGGTCGCGGTCGTGCAGGACGAGGGCGCGAAGCCGCTGTGGCTGGTCGAGGCCAGCGAACAGGGCAGCCGTGTGCGCATCCGCGCGCTCGGCGATGCGGCGCCACCGGCCGGACGCGCCTACGAGCTGTGGCTGCTGCCCGATTCCGGCGGGCCGATCTCGCTCGGTCTGTTGCCGGCGCAGGGCATGACGCTGGCCGACGGTTCCGGTTTCGGCCGCTGGGCGACGGCCTCGGGGATCGCCGTCAGCGTGGAGCCGCCCGGCGGCTCGCCGACCGGTGCACCGACCGGTCCGGTCGTATTCCAGGCCAGGCTGACCCGCGCGTCCTGA
- a CDS encoding class I SAM-dependent methyltransferase, with protein MNDDHWCDYRAFKHSQPATAAYYDLVRAAFVSGLERQHPSRPVPNAIDLGCGGGELTRELRPFAERIRGVDSSPGLIRQAREQADQQLSFVESDVLAPGLFGQLSAVPFDLVTAAWLHNHLLDEEAQHRLAAVVNRLIGPGGRFVFLIPGDAFCTERTREFIAGLGWRQSWLSHEANCSRGVYSFAGSQWAEMAVWQPLWLASLYREGFELEFLDIKSLALAHGGLGDHLIEPPFEVLCGRRSGA; from the coding sequence GTGAACGACGATCACTGGTGTGACTATCGGGCCTTCAAGCACAGCCAGCCGGCGACCGCCGCGTATTACGACCTCGTCAGGGCCGCGTTCGTCAGCGGGCTCGAGCGACAGCATCCGAGCCGGCCCGTTCCGAACGCGATCGACCTCGGTTGCGGCGGCGGGGAACTGACCCGCGAGCTTCGACCGTTTGCCGAGCGGATCCGGGGCGTGGATTCATCGCCGGGACTGATCCGGCAGGCGCGCGAGCAGGCGGACCAGCAGCTTTCGTTTGTCGAGTCGGACGTGCTGGCGCCGGGCCTTTTCGGGCAACTGTCGGCCGTGCCGTTCGATCTCGTTACCGCCGCCTGGCTGCACAATCATCTGCTCGACGAGGAAGCCCAGCACCGCCTCGCGGCGGTGGTGAACCGGCTGATCGGACCGGGCGGGCGGTTCGTGTTCCTGATCCCCGGCGATGCGTTCTGCACCGAACGCACGCGCGAATTCATCGCCGGGCTGGGCTGGCGTCAGAGCTGGCTGTCGCACGAGGCGAACTGTTCGCGCGGGGTGTATTCGTTCGCAGGATCGCAATGGGCCGAGATGGCCGTGTGGCAGCCGCTGTGGCTCGCCAGTCTTTATCGCGAGGGCTTCGAGCTCGAGTTCCTGGACATCAAAAGCCTCGCGCTCGCGCATGGTGGTCTTGGTGATCACCTGATCGAGCCGCCGTTCGAGGTGCTCTGCGGGCGGCGCAGCGGTGCATGA
- a CDS encoding acyltransferase, protein MISNIQWLRWWAAALVAIYHLRALAPASTAQWLAPLDAIGFGGVDVFFVISGYIMWRTTQDIGAGGAAAWQFVRRRFTRIYSGYWPFAIIALIAVFSLDVPRANDIRIFDSFTLWPHGLHERVIEVSWTLTYELYFYCMFALLLLAGVGLRRRLVIGLIAVLLALNLVGHYAFGLYVGDNLYKLPRLLNMVISPYVLEFLAGCAFAMTRVPARPLIAGGVALALGVAGLVFAGQVNLAAFDGKIAQGFFVVERVAVFGFASLLLLAGGVWLERAGVAPWPRAALLLGGASYALYLAHYVVLQLVVWSAYARWQALVESGVAWFWLLLLAVAAYSVAHYRFVERPLYRAGRRLVGVR, encoded by the coding sequence ATGATCAGCAACATCCAGTGGCTGCGCTGGTGGGCCGCCGCGCTGGTCGCGATCTATCACCTGCGGGCGCTGGCGCCCGCGTCCACGGCACAGTGGCTTGCGCCGCTCGATGCCATCGGCTTCGGCGGCGTCGACGTGTTCTTCGTGATCTCCGGCTACATCATGTGGCGCACCACACAGGACATCGGTGCCGGTGGCGCGGCGGCATGGCAGTTCGTACGCCGGCGCTTCACGCGCATCTACTCGGGCTACTGGCCGTTCGCGATCATCGCGCTGATTGCGGTGTTTTCGCTTGACGTGCCGCGCGCGAACGACATCCGTATTTTTGACAGCTTCACGCTCTGGCCACACGGGCTGCACGAACGGGTCATCGAGGTGTCCTGGACCCTGACCTACGAGCTGTATTTCTACTGCATGTTCGCGCTCCTGCTGCTGGCCGGGGTCGGTCTGCGGCGGCGTCTGGTGATCGGGCTGATTGCGGTACTGCTCGCGCTAAACCTCGTCGGCCACTATGCTTTCGGTCTGTATGTCGGCGACAACCTCTACAAGCTGCCGCGACTCCTGAACATGGTGATTTCGCCGTACGTTCTCGAATTTCTGGCCGGCTGCGCGTTCGCGATGACGCGCGTCCCGGCGCGCCCGCTCATTGCCGGCGGCGTGGCGCTGGCCCTCGGTGTAGCGGGGTTGGTGTTCGCCGGACAGGTCAACCTTGCCGCGTTCGACGGCAAGATCGCGCAGGGTTTCTTCGTCGTCGAGCGGGTCGCGGTGTTCGGTTTCGCGTCGCTCCTGTTGCTGGCCGGCGGCGTGTGGCTGGAGCGCGCGGGTGTCGCGCCGTGGCCGCGCGCGGCACTGCTGCTCGGCGGGGCCTCCTATGCGCTGTACCTTGCGCACTATGTGGTCCTGCAACTCGTGGTCTGGTCCGCCTACGCGCGCTGGCAGGCGCTGGTCGAGTCCGGTGTCGCCTGGTTCTGGCTGCTGCTCCTCGCCGTCGCGGCGTACAGCGTCGCGCATTACCGCTTCGTCGAGCGGCCGCTGTATCGCGCCGGTCGGCGGCTGGTGGGGGTGCGGTGA
- a CDS encoding sigma-70 family RNA polymerase sigma factor, with protein sequence MSDAEVLAGLLARCALGDRAAFAELYQRTSAHLFGLVVRILRRNDTAEEVLQDVYIRVWTHAADYRADRAQASTWLATIARNRALDEVRRRGREAPLPDDVIDTLDDAGPGPAQQAESQSTARALDDCLDQLPPGQRHSLVLAYCEGYTHSELSERLAQPLGTVKSWIRRGLDWLRECLGE encoded by the coding sequence GTGAGCGACGCCGAAGTACTGGCCGGTCTGCTTGCGCGCTGTGCGCTGGGCGACCGCGCGGCGTTCGCGGAGCTCTATCAGCGCACCTCCGCGCATCTGTTCGGGCTGGTCGTTCGTATATTGCGACGTAACGACACCGCCGAAGAGGTTTTGCAGGACGTGTATATCCGGGTCTGGACGCACGCAGCCGACTACCGCGCCGATCGCGCCCAGGCATCGACCTGGCTGGCGACGATCGCGCGCAACCGTGCGCTCGACGAGGTGCGTCGCCGTGGTCGCGAGGCGCCACTGCCCGACGATGTCATCGATACGCTCGATGACGCCGGCCCCGGACCCGCGCAGCAGGCCGAGTCGCAATCGACGGCGCGTGCGCTGGATGACTGTCTGGACCAGCTGCCGCCCGGCCAGCGCCACAGCCTCGTGCTGGCCTACTGCGAGGGCTATACGCACAGCGAACTCAGCGAGCGGCTCGCGCAACCACTCGGTACGGTCAAGTCGTGGATCCGACGCGGTCTGGACTGGCTGCGGGAGTGTCTCGGCGAATGA
- the plsY gene encoding glycerol-3-phosphate 1-O-acyltransferase PlsY, producing MLTTAILVVAAYLAGSVSSAVIVSRMLGLPDPRTVGSGNPGATNVLRHGGKKAAALTLVGDFLKGLVPVVVASLFGLDPGELMLVALAAFFGHLYPVFFGFKGGKGVATGLGVLLGLDWRVGLATIATWLAMAAVFRISSLSALVAMGLAPLYVWLAWRDPYAAAGAVLLTTVLYWRHRSNIRNLLGGREDRFDRP from the coding sequence ATGCTCACGACCGCGATCCTCGTAGTTGCCGCCTATCTCGCCGGTTCCGTTTCCAGCGCAGTGATCGTCAGCCGCATGCTCGGCCTGCCGGACCCACGCACCGTTGGCTCTGGCAACCCGGGGGCGACCAACGTCCTGCGCCATGGCGGCAAGAAGGCCGCCGCGCTGACCCTGGTCGGCGATTTCCTGAAAGGTCTCGTGCCGGTGGTCGTGGCCAGCCTCTTCGGGCTGGACCCCGGCGAGTTGATGCTCGTGGCGCTCGCGGCCTTTTTCGGCCACCTGTACCCGGTGTTTTTCGGGTTCAAGGGCGGCAAGGGCGTCGCGACTGGGCTCGGCGTGCTGCTCGGACTGGACTGGCGCGTGGGGCTCGCCACCATCGCGACCTGGCTCGCAATGGCCGCAGTGTTCCGCATTTCCTCGCTGTCGGCGCTGGTCGCCATGGGACTGGCGCCGTTGTACGTCTGGCTGGCTTGGCGCGATCCGTACGCGGCGGCCGGCGCGGTACTGCTGACCACGGTGCTCTATTGGCGACACCGGTCGAACATCCGCAACCTGCTCGGCGGTCGCGAAGACCGTTTCGACCGCCCCTGA
- a CDS encoding SAM-dependent methyltransferase translates to MSRALTERIQNAIADTGGALRFDAFMQLALYEPGLGYYAGGARKFGAQGDFVTAPELGGLFAATLARSLAAVLEASGGEEIVELGAGSGAFAADCLVALDAIGAPCARYWIVEPSAELRVRQQALVAQRCGELAERVEWVAVPPRVRGVIFANEVADALPVRRAGRRDGVLVEWGVVAAGAGFAWHALAPDAPLAAALDELASWTADWPDGYMTEIPLWLGPWLATLSDALEAGAILLVDYGTDRADYYRAERGRGTLRCQRRHRVHDDPFVEMGDTDITADVEFTTLANAGLAHGLDLAGYTTQANFLLASGLDQVCMQAMSAANGDTARLKLAQEMKTLTLPGEMGERFKAMAFTRGIEPRLAGFGRRDLRDRLGTVVAPR, encoded by the coding sequence ATGAGTCGCGCATTGACCGAGCGCATTCAAAACGCGATTGCCGACACCGGCGGCGCGTTGCGCTTCGATGCCTTCATGCAACTGGCGCTGTACGAACCGGGCCTCGGCTACTACGCGGGCGGTGCACGCAAGTTCGGCGCGCAGGGTGATTTCGTCACCGCGCCCGAACTCGGCGGGCTGTTTGCCGCGACGCTGGCGCGAAGCCTGGCCGCAGTCCTCGAGGCGAGCGGCGGAGAAGAGATCGTGGAACTCGGTGCGGGCTCCGGCGCATTCGCCGCGGATTGCCTCGTTGCGCTGGACGCGATCGGCGCGCCTTGTGCGCGCTATTGGATCGTCGAGCCGAGCGCGGAACTGCGCGTGCGCCAGCAGGCACTGGTTGCGCAGCGTTGCGGCGAGCTGGCGGAACGCGTCGAGTGGGTCGCCGTGCCGCCTCGCGTGCGCGGCGTGATCTTCGCGAACGAGGTCGCCGATGCGCTGCCGGTGCGGCGGGCCGGGCGCAGGGACGGCGTACTCGTCGAATGGGGTGTGGTCGCAGCGGGCGCCGGCTTTGCATGGCATGCGCTGGCGCCGGATGCGCCCCTTGCTGCCGCGCTCGACGAACTCGCGTCCTGGACCGCGGACTGGCCGGACGGCTATATGACCGAGATCCCGCTGTGGCTCGGGCCATGGCTTGCGACCCTTTCCGATGCGCTGGAGGCCGGTGCGATCCTGCTGGTCGACTACGGCACCGATCGTGCCGACTACTACCGTGCGGAGCGCGGCCGCGGCACCCTGCGCTGCCAGCGCCGGCATCGCGTGCACGACGATCCGTTCGTCGAGATGGGTGACACCGACATCACCGCCGATGTCGAATTCACGACCCTTGCGAACGCGGGTCTCGCGCACGGACTCGACCTGGCCGGCTATACGACACAGGCGAATTTTCTGCTCGCGAGCGGACTCGATCAGGTCTGCATGCAGGCGATGTCGGCGGCGAACGGCGATACGGCTCGACTCAAGCTGGCACAGGAAATGAAGACACTGACACTGCCGGGCGAGATGGGCGAACGCTTCAAGGCCATGGCGTTCACGCGCGGGATCGAACCGCGGCTCGCCGGCTTCGGCCGGCGCGATCTGCGCGATCGACTCGGTACGGTGGTCGCGCCGCGATGA